In Gloeomargarita sp. SKYB120, the sequence AGTCTATCGCCTGTGATCAGGGACACTCCCTCGGGCAGCGGGGGTCACTGTCGGGCTGACAGTTGGGCAGGACACTGGAGATAGCGACTGGAGCAAACGTTCCACAGGGCGCACCAAGGGTCGGGCAACCGGCCCTTGCCGCATTTCAATAGCCCAACATCGCCAGCAATGTGAAGTACACCAGGCTAATGCCGCTGACGATGAGACCTGCGGTAGCGATGGCCGTCACTGGCCGTTGACTTAGGTGCTGCAGGGCGCGGGCGGCGGCCCACCACACCCCCAAAATCACCGTGACAAAGTAACGGATG encodes:
- a CDS encoding DUF751 family protein, whose product is MDGFWTNVGRYIRYFVTVILGVWWAAARALQHLSQRPVTAIATAGLIVSGISLVYFTLLAMLGY